From one Physeter macrocephalus isolate SW-GA chromosome 18, ASM283717v5, whole genome shotgun sequence genomic stretch:
- the ENPP5 gene encoding ectonucleotide pyrophosphatase/phosphodiesterase family member 5, with product MTSKLLWVSFILAALTLSITFSLQPDQPKVLLVSFDGFRWDYLYRVPTPHFHHVKEYGVHVKQVTNIFITKTYPNHYTLVTGLFAENHGIVANDMFDPVLNKSFSLDNMNIYASEFWEEATPIWVTNQRAGHTSGAAMWPGTDVKIHKSFPTYYMPYNESVSFEERVAKIIEWFTSKEPINLGLLYWEEPDDMGHHLGPDSPLMGPVISDIDQRLGYLIRMLKKAKLWNILNLIITSDHGMTQCSEERIIELDQYLDKDHYTLIDHSPVAAILPKEGRFDEVYEALAHAHPNLTVYKKEEIPERWHYKYNSRIQPVLAVADEGWYILRNKSDDFLLGNHGYDNALAEMHPIFLAHGPAFRKNFTKEAMNSTDLYPLLCHLLNITAVPHNGSLRNVQDLLSSPTPRARPYTQSPPLLHGSVKPRENEQEEPYAYFIGVSLGSVIVIVFLIIFIKHLIRSQIPALPDFQAEISQPLLQA from the exons ATGACTTCAAAACTTCTCTGGGTGTCCTTCATACTTGCTGCATTGACACTTTCAATTACATTTTCTCTCCAACCAGACCAGCCAAAGGTTCTACTAGTTTCATTTGATGGATTCCGTTGGGATTACTTATACAGAGTTCCAACACCCCATTTTCATCATGTTAAAGAATATGGTGTCCACGTGAAGCAagttactaatatttttattacaaagacCTACCCTAACCATTATACTTTGGTAACTGGCCTCTTTGCCGAGAATCATGGCATTGTGGCAAATGACATGTTTGATCCTGTTCTGAACAAATCTTTCTCCTTGGATAATATGAACATTTATGCTTCTGAGTTTTGGGAAGAAGCGACGCCAATATGGGTCACAAATCAGAGGGCAGGACATACAAGTGGTGCAGCCATGTGGCCCGGAACAGATGTCAAAATACATAAAAGCTTTCCTACTTACTATATGCCTTACAATGAGTCCGTTTCATTTGAAGAGAGAGTTGCCAAAATTATTGAATGGTTTACATCGAAAGAGCCCATCAATCTTGGTCTTCTCTATTGGGAAGAACCTGATGACATGGGCCACCATTTGGGACCAGACAGCCCACTCATGGGGCCTGTCATTTCAGATATTGACCAGAGGTTAGGGTATCTCATACGAATGCTGAAAAAGGCAAAGTTGTGGAACATTCTGAACCTAATCATCACAAGTGATCACGGAATGACGCAGTGTTCTGAGGAAAGGATCATAGAGCTTGACCAGTATCTGGATAAAGACCACTATACCCTGATTGACCATTCGCCGGTGGCAGCCATCTTGCCCAAAGAAG GCAGATTTGATGAAGTCTATGAAGCACTAGCCCATGCTCATCCTAATCTGACCGTttacaaaaaagaagagattCCAGAAAGATGGCATTACAAATACAACAGTCGAATTCAGCCAGTTCTCGCAGTGGCTGACGAAGGGTGGTATATTTTACGGAATAAGTCAGATGACTTTCTGT TAGGCAACCACGGTTATGATAATGCATTAGCAGAAATGCATCCCATATTTTTAGCCCACGGCCCTGCCTTCCGAAAGAATTTCACAAAAGAGGCCATGAACTCAACAGATCTGTACCCCCTGCTCTGCCACCTCCTCAATATCACTGCAGTGCCACACAACGGATCACTCAGGAACGTCCAGGATCTGCTCAGTTCACCAACTCCAAGAGCAAGACCTTATACACAGAGCCCTCCTCTCCTCCATGGTAGTGTCAAACCAAGAGAAAATGAACAAGAGGAGCCATACGCTTATTTCATAGGCGTCTCTCTCGGTAGCGTTAtagttattgtgtttttaataattttcattaaacaCTTAATTCGCAGTCAAATACCTGCCTTACCAGATTTTCAGGCTGAAATATCTCAACCATTATTACAAGCCTAA